gcgattttttttttttaatttttttgcctccggcgcttttttagcatttcccatctctttttaaatactaacaatTAACTATCTTAAATTTCAGGAATCCACCGATACGGACAATGAAAAAGAATAGGCTTAATCTGTACCACTAaccagcattttttataaataaatatttactgtccaatcattaaccatagttttatatagcattttatttactattacaaataaGTTACAAGTATAAGGAGGTACTGATAAAGACTAAGGTTGATCCTCCTCGgattgcgatttcttaagacacatcttaaaaatgtatatgttggtcatccatggtcgcccaagctcttaaggaatcacggtccatcgaggatattaattcgcggttgtggggtctggcatgctataaaaacaatttcacatttttgtcgaattttttcgaacgcttattattttgacaacaaacggaaagcccatatgttttttatagcaaaatgacacaaaacacctcaaaatcctagaaaatcctactttgtttttatagcaaaacacgcaactttgaaatgcaattacaagagaacaatgcatttccgcaaataatcttctgcacgtaaattcctaagaaatcgcggtccatcgagggtaattttttcgcggtttttggtgctcaggccgctcttctagactattacctttttttctttttgctggCTGCACGAAAAATCACTTTATTGATCCGCTTTCGCCGTAATTATATTCACGTTTCTGCAGTGGAAAACGGCGGAGATTAGCACGCAATATGAATGCACTTTAGATTTTTCCCTTTCCCACTTCTCGCCCCTCCCCCGCCGCCTTTCCGCTTTTCCACTTTCTTTGCGGCGCTTAGTCACttcgcacactcacacactctcGAAAATCACACTCCGATTTGCATTTTTACCTCTCGAAGGCGATTTACTCAGCAATCTGCTtcggattttatttattttgctttcgCACTGGCTCATCCGCACACAGAATCTTAGGGATTTTcctgtgttattttccgaTACACATAAACAAAGCTCGCGGCGTTTGGCTTTTCCGCATCTCGCGCGCGCTTTCGGTTTAAATCGCTTCTGTTTCGATCGCCTGGCGCCTCTGGATCGCGACTCTTTCAAATCGAAGGCAGTGCCTGCCGTTCCCTGTGTTTTGTTGTTAATTGTCAGCGATAAAACAGCGTGGACAACAACAAATACGGTGCGTGCTGGTGCGGCGGTGGTTTTTGTTCGGTTCGTTGGAGGCAAGTGTGACTGTAGCCGAAAGATTCGTGGTGGGCGGCAGTTGCCAGATGAAAATTCAGCCTTCCCCCTAAAAAATCTCAAACAGTCGATATCTCGCCCTAAAAAATCCCTCATTCGATATTCCACAACGATTGTGTTTCGTTCCGATTGGCAATTGTCAGCTCACAAATGTTTCCATAGAGGGCGCCCGTTTCCTACACCAGTTTCCCCTTTCCCCCAATTTGGCGCTCCTAAATGTTAGATTTCTGGTTCTTCTAACAGCAATGTTAATGTTGTATCTTAACAATGTTGTATCTTAATATTATGTTAAATTGACTGTAGCCGAAAGTATAACCGTTACGTATGCGCGATTTTACGGCTGGCCGTGTGACCAAAGTGTCAGCAACGTAGGTGTGAGTAACGTAACGCCCAACCTAGGTTCCCAACTCTACTAAATGTAGCGCCGACTCAAACCATTGGGCTGACTAACAGAGCTCTGTTAACTTAAGCGCTTAAATTAAAACgagctaaaaatatttaagatggaaaatagtttagttttttcttttaccCCAGGTAGAACCTCGTTTTTTCACATAAGTATACATTTGAGAATGTATGTAATTTTCGGGTTTTGAATGGAAAAAATCTTAATCTTAATTAAAGGACTCGACAAAAACCACCCAATACTAACTCGAGTTTTGAAGGATCTTCTGTGACGTACGAATTCACCAAGGATGTTCcaatataatgaaatatttccacaaaataaatattaaaaaccccGACTTGTTGAACTACGAATTAACAGTGTATTTCTTGCAATGCCTACTGCATCACACGGTCGGTTTTCGGTGGCCAACCCAGCTTATCGACTATAGATCTTACAGctatttgtaattattataatgGTGTACACGATACATGTTCAGATCGGATCGGTGGTGTTCAGAACTCGCCGCTCTTGCCGTCGCAGGCCACGATTTTGACCTTGTCCACCTTGACGAACTCGTGGACCTCGCGGAACTCCACATCGTTGAGCATGAGGGTCCAGACGTTGTCGCAGAAGCGGTAGGTGTTCAGTTTTCCAGCCTTGAAGGTGACGCGGGCCTTGACCCGTTGATTTAGGGCGTTGTTGATGCTCTTGTCGAACTGCAGCAGCACCTTGAAGGCCAATCCGGGCGTGATCTGTCCGTACTGCAAGTTGGAATCGGGAGGATTACATTGCCTGCTGTTCAGCCCACAAGCTGCGGCCATTTTGGGGCCCCTTACTCACCTGAATCAGCTCGTCGAGGCTCTCCTGCAAGGTGTTGCCCAGCGTGGTGTTGCGGTACAGTTGGTAGGACATGGCGACACCGTTTATTCCGTATTATCTCTGCTTTTTCCGGGAATTTTCCGTTCAAGTCTTGTCCAGTaggtaaaaaaatttaatgcgaAGCAACTAgggatgtcaaaaatatatcaatgtatcgatattttttgcaaaaaaaatatatttatatcgtgatatttatttagccaaatatcacaatatcgatgttttttggcgatatattatatataatattgatattttttttaaagaatatatatcagcgatacgatatttttaaaatatttgacatcccTATTACGCCCCCCAACGGGGGTTTGGAAATTAAAAGGGGAAAAAGGATGAATAAATAAGTTattctaataaattataatatttagaatAACCAATTCTATCAGTAATTtgtgatatttattttctgctGCCTTATTGTCTGGCTAGAAGTAGCCATTAGAATATAGCTTGCACTATAAGtaatcaataattttaaaggtttttaatttatttctagtAAGATGAGctgaaaattatatattttgtaatttttggaTAATATTTGTTGAACTCCTTCCCCCACAAccaaatcaacatttttttttcttttcaggtAAAATAAACCTATTTGATgactaataattattattataattataattataatctgTTCTACAttcaaataaacaacaaatttctTATGATCCCCATTTGccttattaaaattcaaaacagtTCAACTTTTGCGCCAAAAAACTCGAACAAAACAGGTCCACAGGGTGATTCATcacatatttaagaaaatgaaatatatcgaTGATAAATTGACAGCTGCCAGATGGCTTAAGCTGGTCACCCTAATACCCTCTGCACACAGCCGCTTGAAATTGCAACAGCAAACTGTGTTTCCACAGAGATTGATGCGCCTACAGAATTGCTTAAAACGACTAGAAATGCGTATAATGTTTTGGGGTCTTGCCAAGAAAGAAATATGCTAGATGTTGGTCAttccctaaaaaaattaaataattttcagagttccgtgccaaaaacaaaatacgcgCACTCTggccgatgaaataaaatggttgGAATTGGAATCCAACGAACAATCCCAACGTTGTCAAAATGTAAATGTCACCCAGAAGTGACTCCGggaagtgtcgccgaagtAACGCctggaagtgacttcggcgatacTTCTGAAAGTCACTCAGAAGTGACTTAAGTGACTTTGCAGTGCAATTGATTTCCTTTCCTGTGCACAGGCTATAACAGCTGTTCATTTTATTAGTACATTATTGctgtattttattgttaacaTAAATCACTAAcgatcaaatttaattttttaaatttaattatcaaTAGTTACGTGAACACAAAATATCAGTCACAAAATGTGCCACTACGGGGCGCTACAAATTCTCCGGCAGGTATAAGGAAAccgatatt
This portion of the Drosophila takahashii strain IR98-3 E-12201 chromosome 3R, DtakHiC1v2, whole genome shotgun sequence genome encodes:
- the TfIIA-S gene encoding transcription initiation factor IIA subunit 2, whose amino-acid sequence is MSYQLYRNTTLGNTLQESLDELIQYGQITPGLAFKVLLQFDKSINNALNQRVKARVTFKAGKLNTYRFCDNVWTLMLNDVEFREVHEFVKVDKVKIVACDGKSGEF